One Capricornis sumatraensis isolate serow.1 chromosome 8, serow.2, whole genome shotgun sequence genomic region harbors:
- the LOC138084752 gene encoding polyunsaturated fatty acid lipoxygenase ALOX15 yields the protein MGLYRVRVSTGSSLCAGSNNQVHLWLVGEHGEAALGGRLRPARGKEVEFQVDVSEYLGRLLFVKLRKRHFLSEDAWFCNWISVQGPGASGNEFRFPCYRWVEGDGILSLPEGTGRTVVDDPQGLFKKHREEELIERRKLYRWGNWKDGLILNIAGATINDLPVDERFLEDKRIDFEASLTKGLADLAIKDSLNILTCWKSLDDFNRIFWCGQSKLAERVRDSWKEDALFGYQFLNGTNPMLLRRSVRLPARLEFPPGMGELQAELEKELQQGTLFEADFSLLDGIKANVILCTQQYVAAPLVMLKLQPDGKLLPMVIQLQLPHQGSPPPPLFLPTDPPMTWLLAKCWVRSSDFQLHELHSHLLRGHLMAEVIAVATRRCLPSIHPIFKLLIPHLRYTMEINIRARTGLVADKGIFDQVVSTGGGGHVELLQRAGAFLTYSSFCPPDDLADRGLLGVKSSFYAQDALRLWEILSRYVEGIVSLHYKTDESVRDDVELQAWCREITEIGLLGAQDRGFPVTLQSQGQLCHFVTMCIFTCTGQHSSTHLGQLDWYSWVPNAPCTMRLPPPTTKDVTLEKVMATLPNFHQASLQMSITWQLGRRQPIMVALGQHKEEYFSGPEPKAVLKKFREELAALEKDIEIRNAQLDWPYEYLRPSLVENSVAI from the exons ATGGGTCTCTACCGCGTCCGCGTGTCCACCGGGTCCTCGCTCTGCGCAGGCTCCAATAACCAGGTGCACCTGTGGCTGGTCGGCGAGCACGGGGAGGCGGCGCTCGGGGGGCGCCTGCGGCCGGCGAGGGGCAAG GAGGTGGAATTCCAGGTGGACGTGTCCGAGTACCTGGGGCGGCTGCTGTTCGTGAAATTGCGCAAACGGCACTTCCTCTCGGAAGATGCGTGGTTCTGCAATTGGATCTCCGTGCAGGGACCCGGGGCCAGTGGGAACGAGTTCAGGTTCCCGTGCTACCGCTGGGTGGAGGGCGATGGCATCCTGAGCCTGCCCGAGGGCACCG GTCGCACCGTGGTCGATGACCCTCAAGGTCTGTTCAAGAAACACAGGGAAGAGGAGCTGATAGAGAGAAGGAAGCTGTACCG GTGGGGTAACTGGAAGGACGGGTTAATTCTGAATATAGCTGGGGCCACAATAAATGACCTTCCTGTAGATGAGAGATTTCTAGAGGACAAAAGAATTGACTTTGAGGCCTCACTGACCAAGGG GCTGGCAGACCTAGCCATCAAAGACTCTTTAAACATTCTGACTTGCTGGAAAAGTCTGGATGACTTCAACAGGATTTTCTGGTGTGGCCAGAGCAAGCTGGCTG AGCGGGTGCGGGACTCCTGGAAGGAGGATGCCTTATTTGGGTACCAGTTTCTCAACGGCACCAACCCCATGTTGCTGAGACGCTCTGTTCGCCTTCCTGCCCGCCTGGAGTTtcctccagggatgggggagctgcaGGCCGAGCTGGAGAAGGAGCTCCAG CAAGGCACGCTATTTGAAGCCGACTTCTCCTTGCTGGATGGGATCAAGGCCAACGTCATCCTGTGTACCCAGCAGTATGTGGCTGCCCCTCTGGTTATGCTGAAACTGCAGCCCGATGGGAAACTCTTACCCATGGTCATCCAG CTCCAACTGCCACACCAGGGGTCCCCACCACCACCGCTTTTTCTGCCCACGGATCCCCCGATGACCTGGCTCCTGGCCAAATGCTGGGTCCGGAGCTCTGACTTCCAGCTTCACGAGCTGCACTCTCATCTCCTGAGGGGACACTTGATGGCTGAGGTCATCGCTGTGGCCACCAGGAGGTGCCTTCCGTCTATACATCCTATATTCAAG CTTCTCATTCCACACCTGCGATACACCATGGAAATTAACATCCGGGCCAGGACTGGGCTGGTCGCTGACAAGGGAATCTTCGATCAG GTGGTGAGCACAGGTGGGGGCGGCCACGTGGAGCTGCTCCAGCGAGCAGGAGCCTTTCTAACCTATAGCTCCTTCTGTCCCCCTGATGACCTGGCTGACCGGGGGCTCCTGGGAGTCAAGTCTTCTTTCTATGCCCAAGATGCCCTGAGGCTCTGGGAAATTCTCTCTCG CTACGTGGAGGGGATTGTGAGTCTCCACTATAAGACGGACGAGTCTGTGAGAGACGATGTTGAGCTGCAGGCCTGGTGTCGAGAGATCACTGAGATCGGGCTGCTGGGTGCCCAGGACCGAG GGTTTCCCGTCACCCTGCAGTCCCAGGGCCAGCTGTGCCACTTCGTGACCATGTGTATCTTCACCTGCACTGGTCAGCACTCCTCCACTCACCTGGGCCAG CTGGACTGGTACTCTTGGGTCCCTAACGCACCCTGCACAATGCGGCTGCCCCCACCGACCACCAAGGATGTGaccctggagaaggtgatggcgaCACTGCCGAACTTCCATCAGGCTTCTCTCCAGATGTCCATCACTTGGCAACTGGGCAGACGCCAGCCCATCATG gtggctctgggTCAGCATAAGGAAGAGTACTTCTCAGGCCCTGAGCCCAAGGCTGTGCTGAAGAAGTTCAGGGAGGAGCTGGCTGCCCTGGAAAAAGACATCGAGATCCGGAATGCCCAGCTGGACTGGCCCTACGAATACCTGCGGCCCAGCCTGGTGGAAAACAGCGTGGCCATATGA